One stretch of Plutella xylostella chromosome 15, ilPluXylo3.1, whole genome shotgun sequence DNA includes these proteins:
- the LOC105381111 gene encoding uncharacterized protein LOC105381111: MIGSTIILCVILSADVVIGRGFQQNQTKDNVYDEMVKHLPGCHYSDPKVTECIQKAAEEAKVLLAHGVPSLGIQPLEPLKVPSVRLRQHNGPNKGLKYDAWLSDVTLKGLTDYKVNQMDIFPEKLKVLANISLPHLQMSGEFVILGHFQMLPVESTGKLSANFTMCSASIEALGARVHKRMVVRDAVVRLQCAGPLQADLDEAHSATGEMEMITDHIVQMHSNEIIAEVQPAVETTLAMVLEDIANKFLKHVPYDMVFPN, translated from the exons ATGATTGGATCAACaattattttgtgtgtgaTTTTAAGTGCTGATGTTGTTATCGGGAGAGGATTCCAACAAAATCAAACCAAAGACAATGTCTATGATGAAATGG taAAACACCTCCCGGGATGTCACTACAGTGATCCAAAAGTGACAGAATGCATCCAGAAGGCTGCAGAGGAGGCCAAGGTATTGCTGGCCCATGGGGTTCCATCCCTCGGGATCCAACCTTTGGAACCCCTGAAGGTTCCAAGTGTGAGGCTCCGCCAGCACAATGGGCCCAATAAAGGGCTGAAGTACGACGCCTGGCTCTCAGATGTCACGCTGAAAGGACTTACCGATTACAAAGTTAATCAGATGGA CATATTCCCTGAGAAGCTGAAGGTGTTGGCGAACATCAGCCTGCCGCACCTGCAGATGTCGGGCGAGTTCGTGATCCTCGGCCACTTCCAGATGCTGCCCGTCGAGTCCACCGGGAAACTATCCGCTAACTTCA CGATGTGCTCAGCATCAATAGAGGCGTTGGGCGCGAGGGTTCACAAGCGCATGGTGGTGCGAGACGCCGTGGTGAGGCTGCAGTGCGCCGGCCCACTGCAGGCAGACCTGGATGAGGCACACTCCGCTACTGGGGAGATGG agatgATAACGGACCACATCGTACAGATGCACTCAAACGAGATCATAGCTGAGGTGCAGCCAGCCGTGGAGACCACCCTGGCGATGGTGCTCGAAGATATAGCCAACAAGTTCCTCAAACACGTTCCTTACGATATGGTGTTCCCGAATTAA
- the LOC105381152 gene encoding uncharacterized protein LOC105381152 codes for MRVFCSFVLVCVIGVQGKVAPDGFPACKRTDPQIEKCFLDGIENIRPQLQAGIPEVNIPSLEPFLVPTLKLDRTAPNLRLKAVLKNMVARGGGNFRIDRLKINLNNKYAAEVKLFIPRLAVTVDYDVKGSRLLVLDIDGKGQLRGNFTGIQVVAKGSAKVIEKDGESYLQADKIATRLKINHGQIDINDTERPYAANSAVAFFNSSPNVVLDILNPLIEDTGAAIMKAFLNKIFGSIPLKELILDLKHLPGCHYSDPKVTECIQKAAEEAKVLLAHGVPSLGIQPLEPLKVPSVRLRQHNGPNKGLKYDAWLSDVTLKGLTDYKVNQMDIFPEKLKVLANISLPHLQMSGEFVILGHFQMLPVESTGKLSANFTMCSASIEALGARVHKRMVVRDAVVRLQCAGPLQADLDEAHSATGEMEMITDHIVQMHSNEIIAEVQPAVETTLAMVLEDIANNSVVGGWEKKFINFGSFVCPREEKALGRCLKDSFNLYIPQLASGLPEYGLPACEPLVVPSLTVEQSTGAIRVSSTYSDVTVRGPSKMKVTNVDVNPRKHLVVVDMHIPELLMRGRYRLHGNVLMLPIEGEGTFSGRYSDIDAVVTIKLGRAHRDNAVDALSCDSLDVHFHVAGASVQLNNLFGGDGELGRAMNKFLNENWQKLTEELQAPLEVALKDFLKPLADHSFATLNADDILYS; via the exons CGGACGGCTTCCCGGCCTGCAAGCGAACGGACCCTCAGATCGAGAAGTGCTTCCTCGACGGCATCGAGAACATCCGACCGCAGCTGCAAGCGGGCATCCCCGAGGTGAACATCCCCTCGCTCGAGCCCTTCCTGGTGCCGACGCTCAAGCTGGACCGCACCGCCCCCAACCTGCGCCTGAAGGCCGTGCTGAAGAACATGGTCGCTCGTGGAGGAGGAAACTTCAGGATTGATAGATTGAA GATAAACCTGAACAACAAGTACGCAGCGGAGGTGAAGCTGTTCATCCCGCGGCTGGCGGTCACCGTGGACTACGACGTGAAGGGCTCCAGGCTGCTCGTGCTCGACATCGACGGCAAGGGACAGCTCCGGGGGAACTTCA CTGGCATCCAGGTGGTGGCTAAAGGAAGCGCGAAGGTTATCGAGAAGGACGGGGAGTCCTACCTCCAGGCAGACAAGATCGCCACCAGGCTCAAGATCAACCACGGACAGATCGATATCAATGACACGGAGAGACCGTATGCAG CAAATTCAGCCGTGGCCTTCTTCAACTCGAGTCCCAACGTGGTGCTGGACATCCTCAACCCGCTCATCGAGGACACGGGAGCCGCCATCATGAAGGCATTCCTCAACAAGATCTTCGGCAGCATTCCCTTGAAGGAACTCATCCTGGACT taAAACACCTCCCGGGATGTCACTACAGTGATCCAAAAGTGACAGAATGCATCCAGAAGGCTGCAGAGGAGGCCAAGGTATTGCTGGCCCATGGGGTTCCATCCCTCGGGATCCAACCTTTGGAACCCCTGAAGGTTCCAAGTGTGAGGCTCCGCCAGCACAATGGGCCCAATAAAGGGCTGAAGTACGACGCCTGGCTCTCAGATGTCACGCTGAAAGGACTTACCGATTACAAAGTTAATCAGATGGA CATATTCCCTGAGAAGCTGAAGGTGTTGGCGAACATCAGCCTGCCGCACCTGCAGATGTCGGGCGAGTTCGTGATCCTCGGCCACTTCCAGATGCTGCCCGTCGAGTCCACCGGGAAACTATCCGCTAACTTCA CGATGTGCTCAGCATCAATAGAGGCGTTGGGCGCGAGGGTTCACAAGCGCATGGTGGTGCGAGACGCCGTGGTGAGGCTGCAGTGCGCCGGCCCACTGCAGGCAGACCTGGATGAGGCACACTCCGCTACTGGGGAGATGG agatgATAACGGACCACATCGTACAGATGCACTCAAACGAGATCATAGCTGAGGTGCAGCCAGCCGTGGAGACCACCCTGGCGATGGTGCTCGAAGATATAGCCAACAA TTCCGTGGTGGGAGGTTGGGAAAAGAAATTCATaaact TCGGCAGCTTTGTTTGTCCCAGAGAGGAAAAAGCTCTTGGACGATGTCTGAAGGATTCGTTTAATCTCTACATCCCGCAGTTAGCTTCAG GACTCCCCGAGTACGGTCTGCCGGCATGCGAGCCGCTGGTGGTGCCCTCGCTGACCGTGGAGCAGTCCACGGGAGCCATCCGCGTCAGCTCCACGTACTCCGACGTCACCGTGCGCGGACCCTCCAAGATGAAGGTCACTAATGTCGA CGTGAACCCCCGCAAGCACCTGGTGGTGGTGGACATGCACATCCCGGAGCTGCTGATGCGCGGGCGCTACCGGCTGCACGGGAACGTGCTCATGCTGCCCATCGAGGGAGAGGGCACCTTCTCCGGGAGATACA GCGACATAGACGCGGTGGTGACCATCAAGCTGGGCCGCGCGCACCGCGACAACGCCGTGGACGCGCTCAGCTGTGACTCCCTGGACGTGCACTTCCACGTGGCGGGGGCCTCCGTGCAGCTCAACAACCTGTTCGGAGGCGACGGGGAGCTGG GTAGAGCAATGAACAAGTTCCTGAACGAGAACTGGCAGAAGCTGACGGAGGAGCTTCAGGCGCCGCTGGAGGTGGCCCTCAAGGACTTCCTCAAGCCCCTCGCCGACCACTCCTTCGCGACCCTCAACGCTGATGACATACTATACTCATAG